From Cellulomonas chengniuliangii, the proteins below share one genomic window:
- a CDS encoding DUF885 domain-containing protein has protein sequence MAAQLDPLDATSMGIAGHDHEMTDLSPAGHEARAEASRATLVALDAHAPSDSVDEVTVAAMRERLGLELELHEAGELLASLNNIASPVQALRDVFDIMPTGDPEAWENIAARLNALPGAVDGYVESLREAASRGRVAAVRQVREAVAQAAELADPSTSFFTGLVQGPTVDAALDGSAACQAIRGELELGAQAARQAYATLTSFLSDELAPQAPQADAAGRERYSLWSRYFLGSTVDLEETYQWGLEELARVIDEQERVAAQISGPGATVEQAVADLDADPALVLHGTQALQAWMQETSDAAIAALDGVHFDIPGPVRTLECMIAPTQNGGIYYTGPSDDFTRPGRMWWSVPPEVTTFNTWREKTTVYHEGVPGHHLQVGQAVHSRATLNSWRRLGCWVSGHGEGWALYAERLMADLGFLDAPGDRLGMLDGQRMRAARVVLDIGVHLGLPAPARWGGGTWDADKAWEFLRANVNMPEQFVRFELNRYLGWPGQAPSYKIGQRLWEQARDDAATAAAGRGEVFDLRQFHARALGMGALPLDVLRSALV, from the coding sequence ATGGCCGCCCAGCTCGACCCGCTCGACGCCACCTCGATGGGCATCGCGGGCCACGACCACGAGATGACGGACCTCTCGCCTGCGGGCCACGAGGCCCGCGCCGAGGCCTCCCGCGCGACGCTGGTGGCCCTCGACGCCCACGCGCCGTCGGACTCCGTGGACGAGGTCACCGTCGCCGCGATGCGCGAGCGCCTGGGCCTCGAGCTCGAGCTGCACGAGGCGGGCGAGCTCCTGGCCTCCCTGAACAACATCGCGTCGCCGGTGCAGGCGTTGCGCGACGTCTTCGACATCATGCCGACGGGCGACCCCGAGGCGTGGGAGAACATCGCCGCCCGCCTCAACGCGCTGCCCGGCGCCGTCGACGGCTACGTGGAGTCCCTGCGCGAGGCCGCGAGCCGCGGCCGGGTGGCGGCGGTGCGCCAGGTGCGTGAGGCCGTCGCCCAGGCCGCCGAGCTCGCCGACCCGTCCACGTCGTTCTTCACCGGGCTGGTCCAGGGCCCCACGGTCGACGCCGCTCTCGACGGCTCGGCCGCGTGCCAGGCCATCCGCGGCGAGCTCGAGCTGGGCGCCCAGGCCGCGCGCCAGGCGTACGCCACCCTCACCTCCTTCCTCTCCGACGAGCTGGCCCCGCAGGCGCCGCAGGCGGACGCTGCAGGCCGCGAGCGCTACTCGCTGTGGTCGCGCTACTTCCTGGGCTCCACGGTGGACCTCGAGGAGACCTACCAGTGGGGCCTCGAGGAGCTCGCCCGGGTGATCGACGAGCAGGAGCGCGTCGCGGCGCAGATCTCCGGGCCCGGCGCCACGGTCGAGCAGGCCGTCGCCGACCTGGACGCCGACCCGGCGCTGGTGCTGCACGGCACGCAGGCGCTGCAGGCGTGGATGCAGGAGACGTCGGACGCGGCCATCGCGGCCCTGGACGGCGTCCACTTCGACATCCCGGGGCCGGTGCGCACCCTCGAGTGCATGATCGCCCCGACGCAGAACGGGGGCATCTACTACACCGGGCCGAGCGACGACTTCACGCGCCCGGGCCGGATGTGGTGGTCGGTGCCGCCGGAGGTCACCACCTTCAACACGTGGCGCGAGAAGACGACCGTCTACCACGAGGGCGTCCCGGGCCACCACCTGCAGGTCGGGCAGGCCGTGCACAGCCGCGCGACCCTCAACTCGTGGCGGCGGCTGGGCTGCTGGGTCTCGGGACACGGCGAGGGCTGGGCCCTGTACGCCGAACGGCTCATGGCCGACCTCGGGTTCCTGGACGCGCCGGGCGACCGGCTCGGCATGCTCGACGGCCAGCGCATGCGCGCCGCCCGCGTGGTGCTCGACATCGGCGTGCACCTGGGCCTCCCCGCGCCCGCGCGCTGGGGCGGGGGCACGTGGGACGCCGACAAGGCATGGGAGTTCCTCCGCGCCAACGTCAACATGCCCGAGCAGTTCGTGCGCTTCGAGCTGAACCGCTACCTGGGCTGGCCGGGCCAGGCGCCGTCGTACAAGATCGGCCAGCGCCTGTGGGAGCAGGCCCGCGACGACGCCGCGACGGCCGCCGCCGGCCGCGGCGAGGTCTTCGACCTGCGCCAGTTCCACGCCCGGGCCCTGGGCATGGGAGCCCTTCCGCTCGACGTGCTGCGGTCCGCCCT